The genomic interval GGGCCCTTCACCGGGCCGTCCGCAGGGGCGCCCACCGGGCCCTCCACTGGGCCGTCCACCGACGCGTCGACAGGGACGTCGACAGGGACGTCGCCCCCACCACCGACCGCACCACCCCCGGTCACCTCACCTTCCGCACCACTGCCGGCCACGTTCTCGCCGGCCACACCCCCGCTCACCCCGTCGATCACCCGGTCGAGGAACACCGTCGGGACCTGATGGCGCCCGAGGTAGGAGACGAGTTCGCGCGGGTCCGCCGAGGGCGCGACGATCATGCCGTCCACGCGCCGTTCGTGCAGCAGCTGGACGACCTTGCGCTCGTGCTCGGGGTCGTCGTGCGGATCGGCGATGAGCAGGCTGTAGCCGTGTTCCAGCGCGCCCGCCTCGACGCCCTGGAGGATCTCCGTGAAGTACGGGTTGCTGATCGCCGACACCGCGAGCCCGATGGAGCGGGTGCGGGAGGTCACCAGGGAACGGGCCAGGGTGTTGGGGGTGTAGCCGAGCTCGTCGACGGCGTCCAGCACGGCCTGGCGGGTGTGGGGCAGGACCGGCCTGGTGCCGTTGAGGACGTGCGAGACGGTCGCCACGGACACCCCCGCACTGCGTGCCACGTCGGCCATGGTCGGCATCGGGTTCCCCTCCCGGAACGGCGCTCACAGGCCACCGGAACGGCAGCCCACGGCCCGGAAGGTATCCCATTCAGCAGCCCGCGTAAACGCTTGCGCAAGCGTTTACGCGCCGTCACCGCCCTCCCGTCGCACCGTTCACTCCCAGTCCCAGCCGATCCCCACCACCCCCGACCGCACCCGTGGCTCCACCAGGTGCACCGAGTGGTGGTGGCCGGTGAGGGACAGTTCCCGACGGCCGCTGCGGGGTGCGGCGGGGGAGTGCTGGGCGAAGCGGTGGCAGCGCAGCGGCAGGGCGTTCTCGTCGAACCGGACCTGGAGCGCGTACTGCCCGCCGGGCGAGGCGAAGCCGCGGACGTACTCGCGGGACACCCCGGCCGTGCCGTCCTCGACGCAGTAACGGAACAGGAAGGTGTCACCGGCCCGCAGCCGGGCATCGAGGAGCAGCTCCGCCACGAGCACCCCGGTGTCGTGGTGCGAACGGACGCGTCCCGTACGGCAGTTCTCCAGGGCGTGCACGGTCATGAGCTCCGGCACGCACCCCGGGTCGCCGTGGTGGACGGCGATGAAGCGGTCGACGCCCTCGCGCTGGGCGCGCACGATGTGGTGCGACTCGCGGCTGCGCAGCTCACGATGCGCCCCGATGCCTATCCGCTCGTGATGGCCGAGGGTGTGCAGCCCGCCGTCAGGCGGCGCGTCCAGCTCGCCGAGGAGCTGTCCGAGGACGTCCGAGGCCGCGAGGAGGGAGCGGTAGGAGCGGGCCGCGGGCCGCTCGGCGGCCGACCGGTCGTCGTCCTCGGCGAGCAGCCGGATCAGCGACTCCTCGGGTAGCTGAAGGATCTCCTCCAGTGCCCGTACGGCCCGCAGCGACTCGGGTCGCTGCGGGCGCCGGGCGCCCTGCTGCCAGTAACTCAGGCTGGTGACACCGACCTTGACCCCGTAGCGCGACAGATGGTGCTGGACGCGCTGAAGCGGCAGCCCCCGTGCGGCGATCGCCGCACGCAGCGCGACATGGAAGGGGCCGCCTCGCAGGGCCGAGTCCAGTTCCGCGTCGGCGACGCTCACGACGTCCGCGTGCTGTGTGGCGTGCGGCATGCAGGGGCCTTTCTGTACAGGTCCGGGCGGCTGGTCGGGCCGTTCGTGAGGGTGTGTCGGGGCCGTCCGTGGCAGTGCCGGGGGAGGCTTCACATCCGTACGCCGTCGTTCCCGGCCCCGAGTTCCCCCGCATTGAAGCGTGTTGACCAAGTCCCGACAACACCTGTCGCCGAACCGCGGTGTACTCCCGTCCGGTCCGTGACCCCGCCCGCTCAGGTGGCGGAGGCCTGTCCGTCGCCGTCCAGCAGCTCCCTGATCGCCCTCGCCGACAGCGCCGACTTGGGCAGGAACCCCCGCGCCGGGCCGCCGGCGATCAGCTCCTCGAAGTCCTCTCGTGCGTGCGTGGAGATCAGGATGATGACGCAGGACACACTGCGGGCCGGTTCCACCGCCGTCGTACGGGGGACAGGGGCCAGGGCCGGACGGACCCCGGCCGTTGTCCACAGGCTCACCGGAGTGTCGGCCCTCGCCAGTAGGGTGTGAGACATGGCCGACCCCTCCAGCTACCGCCCCAAACCAGGGGAGATCCCGGACACCCCCGGGGTGTACAGGTTCCGTGACGAGCACCGCCGGGTGATCTACGTCGGAAAGGCGAAGAGCCTGCGTCAGCGCCTGGCGAACTACTTCCAGGACCTGGCGAGCCTCCACCCCCGCACCCGCACCATGGTGACCACGGCCGCGTCCGTGGAGTGGACGGTGGTGTCCACGGAGGTCGAGGCCCTGCAGCTGGAGTACTCCTGGATCAAGGAGTACGACCCCCGGTTCAACGTCAAGTACCGCGACGACAAGAGCTACCCGTACCTCGCGGTGACGATGAACGAGGAGTTCCCGCGCGTGCAGGTGATGCGCGGCCACAAGCGGAAGGGCGTCCGGTACTTCGGGCCGTACGGACACGCGTGGGCGATCCGTGACACCGTCGACCTCCTCCTGCGCGTCTTCCCCGTCCGCACCTGCTCCGCCGGCGTCTTCAAGAACGCCACCCGCACCGGCCGCCCCTGTCTCCTCGGCTACATCGGCAAGTGCTCGGCGCCCTGCGTCGACCGCGTCTCGGCCGACGAACACCGCGATCTGGCCGAGGAGTTCTGCGACTTCATGGCCGGCCGCACCGGGACCTACATCCGCCGTCTGGAGAAGCAGATGACGGACGCGGCCGAGGAGATGGAGTACGAGCGGGCGGCCCGCCTGCGCGACGACATAGGGGCCCTGAAGAAGGCCATGGAGAAGAGCGCCGTCGTGCTCGCCGACGCGACCGACGCCGACCTGATCGCGGTCGCCGAGGACGAGCTGGAGGCCGCCGTCCAGATCTTCCATGTGCGCGGCGGGCGCGTGCGCGGCCAGCGCGGCTGGGTCACCGACAAGGTCGAGGAGATCACCACCGGCGCCCTCGTCGAGCACGCCCTCCAGCAGCTCTACGGCGAGGAGAGGGGCGACTCGGTCCCCAAGGAGGTCCTCGTCCCCGCCCTTCCCGAGCCGGTCGAGCCGGTCCAGGAGTGGCTCGCCGAGCGCCGCGGGTCGGGTGTCTCCCTGCGCATCCCGCAGCGCGGCGACAAGAAGGCCCTCATGGAGACCGTGCAGCGCAACGCCCTCCAGGCGCTCGCCCTGCACAAGACCAAGCGCGCCTCCGACCTGACCACGCGCTCGCGTGCCCTGGAGGAGATCGCCGAGGCCCTCGACCTGGACAGTGCCCCGCTCCGGATCGAGTGCTACGACATCTCCCACCTCCAGGGCGACGACGTGGTCGCGTCCATGGTCGTCTTCGAGGACGGGCTCCAGCGCAAGAGCGAGTACCGCCGCTTCCAGATCAAGGGCTTCGCCGGCCAGGACGACGTCCGGTCCATGCACGAGGTGATCTCCCGCCGGTTCAAGCGGTACCTGGCCGAGAAGGAGAAGACGGGCGAGTGGGTGGACGACGCCTCCCAGACCGACCTCAAGGACGCCTCCGGCAACGACGTCCCGGCCGTCTCCGGGACCGGTCCCCAGGGCGTCCCCGAGAGCGGCCTCAAGGACGACGACGGCCGCCCCAAGAAGTTCGCCTACCCGCCCCAGCTCGTCGTCGTCGACGGCGGACAGCCCCAGGTGGCCGCCGCCAAGAAGGCCCTGGACGAGCTCGGCATCGACGACATCGCCGTCTGCGGCCTCGCCAAGCGCCTGGAGGAGGTCTGGCTGCCGGACGACGAGGACCCGGTCGTGCTGCCCCGCACCAGCGAAGGCCTGTACCTTCTCCAGCGGGTCCGTGACGAGGCCCACCGCTTCGCGATCACCTACCAGCGCACCAAGCGGGCCCAGCGTTTCCGGTCGAGCCCGCTCGACGACGTCCCCGGGCTCGGGGACACGCGCAAGCAGGCCCTGCTGAAACATTTCGGGTCCTTGAAGAAACTACGATCCGCCACCATCGACCAGATCTGCGAGGTCCCCGGCATAGGCCGCAAGACGGCCGAGACGATCGCCGTGGCCCTCGCCCAGGCGGCCCCGGCCGCGCCCGCCGTGAACACGGCGACTGGAGAGATCATGGATGAGGAGGAACCCGGCACCACGGGTTCCGGTGGGGACCCCGTGACGGCGGGTGCCCCGGACGAACGACGGGGGCAGGAGACATGAATGTGAACGAGCACGAAGAACGACAGGACCAGAGCGGAGACGACGCACAGGTGACCACGGGCGCGAGCCTCGACGCGGGCGGAGTCCCGGAGGCGGCCATCCCCGAGCTGGTGATCATCTCCGGCATGTCCGGTGCCGGCCGCTCGACCGCCGCGAAGTGTCTGGAGGACCTCGGCTGGTTCGTCGTCGACAACCTCCCGCCCGCGCTGATCCCCACCATGGTGGAGCTCGGCGCCCGCTCGCAGGGCAATGTCGCCCGGATCGCGGTGGTGGTCGACGTCCGCGGCCGGCGCTTCTTCGACAACCTCCGCGAGTCCCTCGCCGACCTGGAGGCCAAGCACGTCACGCGGCGGATCGTGTTCCTGGAGTCCTCCGACGAGGCCCTGGTGCGCCGCTTCGAGTCCGTGCGCCGCCCGCACCCCCTGCAGGGCGACGGCCGTATCGTCGACGGCATCGACGCCGAGCGCGAGCTCCTGCGCGAGCTGCGCGGCGACGCCGACCTGGTCATCGACACCTCCAGCCTCAACGTCCACGAGCTGCGCGCCAAGATGGACGCCCAGTTCGCCGGCGAGGAGGAGCCCGAGCTCCGCGCCACCGTCATGTCCTTCGGCTTCAAGTACGGCCTCCCGGTCGACGCCGACCTGGTCGCGGACATGCGCTTCCTGCCCAACCCGCACTGGGTCCCGGAGCTGCGCCCCTTCACCGGGCTCAACGAGGAGGTGTCGGCGTACATCTTCAACCAGCCCGGCGCCAAGGAGTTCCTCGACCGGTACGCCGAGCTGCTCCGGCTCGTCGCGGCCGGCTACCGCCGCGAGGGCAAGCGGTACGTGACGATCGCCATCGGCTGCACCGGAGGCAAGCACCGCTCGGTCGCCACCTCGGAGAAGCTCGCCGCGCGCCTCTCGGCCGAAGGTGTCGAGACGGTGGTCGTGCACCGGGACATGGGACGGGAATGACAGGACGTTCTTCGCGGCTGAGCAGGCTGCGCCGGACGGTGCCCGAGGGACGCGCAGGCAGGTCCGTCGAGGCCCGCGGGGCGAGACCCCGGCGGCGCGGAGCCCAGCCCAAGGTGGTGGCGCTCGGCGGCGGCATGGGCCTGTCGGCCTCGCTCACCGCCCTGCGCCGGATCACCGGCGACCTCACCGCCGTCGTCACCGTGGCCGACGACGGCGGCTCCAGCGGGCGCCTGCGCGACGAACTGGGCGTGCTGCCGCCCGGTGACCTGCGCAAGGCGCTGGCCGCGCTGTGCGGCGACGACGACTGGGGCCAGACCTGGGCCCGGGTCATCCAGCACCGCTTCCAGTCCAAGGGCGACCTGCACGAACACGCGGTCGGCAATCTGCTGATCGTCGCCCTGTGGGAGCAGCTCGGCGACCATGTCCAGGCCCTCGACCTGGTCGGCAGGCTGCTGGGCGCGCACGGGCGCGTGCTGCCCATGTCCGCCGTACCCCTGGAGCTCCAGGCCCTGGTCAAGGGGCACGATCCGAAGCGGCCCGACGACGTGGACACCGTACGGGGACAGGCGACCGTGGCCCTGACCCCGGGCGAGGTGCAGTCCGTGCACCTGGTGCCGCACGACCCGCCCGCGGTCCCCGAGGCGGTCGAGGCCGTCCGGGACGCGGACTGGGTGGTCCTCGGCCCCGGCTCCTGGTTCTCCTCGGTCATCCCGCACCTGCTGGTGCCCGAACTCCTGGACGCGCTCATCCAGACGAAGGCGCGCCGGGTACTCTCCCTGAACCTCGCACCGCAGCCGGGAGAAACCGATGGCTTCTCCCCGCAGCGTCATTTGGAGGTTTTGGGACGACACGCCCCTAAACTCGCCCTGGACGTGGTGCTGGCCGACCAGGCCGCCGTGCCCGACCGCGATTCGCTGACCGATGCCGCCAAGCGGTTCGGCGCCGCGGTCGAGCTGGCGCCGGTGGCCCGGCCCGACGGGACCCCGAGGCACGACCCGGAGCTGTTGGCCGCCGCGTACGACCGTATTTTTCGGATGCATGGAAGGATCGGCCCATGGCGATGACGGCAGCGGTGAAGGACGAGATCTCCCGGCTTCCCGTCACCCGGACCTGCTGCAGGAAGGCGGAGGTCTCCGCTGTTCTGCGGTTCGCCGGCGGCCTCCACCTGGTGAGCGGGCGCATTGTGATCGAGGCGGAGCTGGACACCGCGATGGCGGCCCGCAGACTCAAGCGGGACATCCTGGAGATCTTCGGCCACAGCTCCGAACTGATCGTGATGGCACCCGGCGGGCTGCGCCGCGGTTCGCGTTACGTCGTCCGGGTCGTCGCCGGCGGTGACCAGCTGGCCCGCCAGACCGGCCTGGTGGACGGCCGGGGCCGCCCCATCCGGGGCCTGCCCCCGCAGGTCGTCTCCGGTGCCACCTGTGACGCCGAGGCCGCCTGGCGCGGGGCCTTCCTGGCGCACGGCTCGCTCACCGAGCCCGGCCGCTCCTCCTCCCTGGAGGTGACCTGCCCGGGCCCGGAGGCCGCGCTCGCGCTGGTCGGCGCCGCCCGCCGTCTGTCGATCGCCGCCAAGGCCCGCGAGGTCCGCGGCGTGGACCGCGTGGTCGTCCGGGACGGTGACGCGATCGGCGCCCTGCTCACTCGTCTGGGTGCCCATGAGTCGGTGCTCGCCTGGGAGGAGCGCCGGATGCGCCGCGAGGTGCGGGCCACGGCGAACCGTCTCGCCAACTTCGACGACGCCAACCTGCGCCGCTCCGCCCGCGCGGCCGTCGCCGCCGGAGCGCGCGTCCAGCGGGCCCTGGAGATCCTCGCCGACGACGTGCCCGAGCACCTCGCCGCCGCCGGGCGGCTGCGCATGGAGCACAAGCAGGCCTCCCTGGAGGAGCTGGGCGCGCTCGCCGACCCGCCGCTGACCAAGGACGCCGTCGCCGGCCGTATCCGCCGACTGCTGGCCATGGCCGACAAGCGCGCCTCCGACCTCGGCATTCCGGGCACGGAGTCCAGCATCACGGAGGAGATGGCCGACAACCTGGTCGGCTGACCGCCCTTCACCACGCCGGTGCCGACGCCCACTTGGGTGTCGGCACCGGCGTTCGCGTATCCGTGAGGCACCCTTGACTGGATCATGAACTGTCATGAGCCTGGCATCTGTTCGCTGCTGTGGCGGACCACCACAAGGGGGGCTCATGAGACGAAGAGCGAGACCGATCCTCGCTGTTGGCGCACTTCTGCTCGGCGGCGCGGGCATCGCACCCGTCGCCCATGCCGCGCAGGGCGCAGGTTCTCCTGATCCGAACGAAGTCAAGGTCTTCCGCGCCGAGGTCACCAGCCGGCAGGTACCCCTGCTGCTGGCGGCCGGACAGGACGGCCACGAACTGAGCGAGCAGGTGCCCGCGAAGGGCACCGCGACCGTCGAGGTCTACCTGACCGACCAGGAGGCCCGAAAGCTCGAGAAGCAGGGCGTCGAACTCACCGAGCACACCCTGACCGCCAAGGCCGAGGCCCGCGTGGACAAGGCGGCCGAGGGCGTGTTCCGGCCGTACAGCGGAAGCGGCGGCCTCCAGCAGGAGATCCTCGCGACCGCCCGGGCCAACCCCGGCCTCACCAAGGTCGTCTCCATCGGCAAGACGGTGAACGGCAAGGACATCCTCGCGCTCAAACTGACCAAGAACGCGAAGAAGTCCAAGGACGGTGCCAAGCCCTCCGTCCTCTACATGTCCAACCAGCACGCGCGCGAGTGGATCACGCCGGAGATGACCAGGCGGTTGCTCCACTACTACGTGGACGGTTACAAGACCGACAAGCGCCTCAGGAAGATCGTCGACTCCACCGAGCTGTGGTTCGTCCTGTCGGCCAACCCCGACGGCTACGACTACACCTTCCAGAACGCCGACAACCGCCTGTGGCGCAAGAACCTGCGCGACAACAACGGCGACGGCACCATCGGTGTCGGCGACGGCGTCGACCTCAACCGCAACTTCTCCTACAAGTGGGGCTACGACAACGAGGGTTCGTCCCCCAACCCCACCAGCGAGACCTACCGCGGCCCGGCCCCGTCCTCCGAGCCCGAGACCAAGGCCCTGGACGCCTTCGAGAAGCGCATCGGCTTCACGTACGGCATCAACTACCACTCAGCCGCCGAACTCCTCCTCTACGGCGTCGGCTGGCAGGTGGCCACCGACACGCCCGACGACATCATGTACAAGGCGCTCGCCGGCACCCCGGACAACTCCGCGATACCCGGCTACCGTCCGCAGGTCTCCTCGGAGCTGTACACGACCAACGGTGAGGCGGACGGCCATGCGTCGAACGTCAACGGCCTGGCGATGTTCACCCCCGAGATGTCGACCTGCCAGACCGCCTCGGACCTCGACCTGAACGACCAGTGGAACGCGGCCGACTGCCAGTCGGTCTTCAACTTCCCGGACGACGAGAAGCTGATCCAGCAGGAGTTCGAGAAGAACATCCCCTTCGCGCTCTCCGTCGCCGAGTCCGCCGCCAGGCCCGACCAGCCGAAGTCCTCGCTCGGCCTGAAGGCAGCCGACTTCACCCCGAAGACGTTCACCACCTCCTACGCCCGCGGCGCGGACCAGGAGGTCTCCGTCGTCGTACGCAAGGCGGTGCGCGACAAGGAGCTCAAGTACCGCGTCAACGGCGGCCGTACGCAGCACGAGCCGCTCAGGGCGTGGAAGGGCGGCGAGACGTACGGCGGTGACGACAACCTCTACTTCGACGAGTACCGGGCCAAGGTCGAGGACGCCGACCCGGGCGACAAGGTCGAGGTCTGGTTCACCGGCCGGGCCAAGAGCGGGAAGCCCGCCTCCAGCTCGCACTTCACCTACACCGTGGCCCAGCGGCCGCGTGCGGACGTGCTCGTGGTCGCCGAGGAGGGCGCGACCGCCACACAGGCGCAGACGTACGTGGACGCGCTGAAGGCGGCCGGCCGCAAGGCGGTCGTCTGGAACGTCGCCACGCAGGGCGCGCCCGACGCGCTCGGGGTCCTGGACCACTTCAAGTCGGTCGTCCACTACACGGGCGCGACCGTCCCGGGCAACCCCACCCAGCTCCAGCTGCGCGCCTTCCTGAACGAGGGCGGCAAGCTGATCGAGGCGGGCGAGCGGACCGGCGGCAGCGTCGACCTGGGCGGCGGCACCCTGTCGAACGACTTCAGCCAGTACTACCTGGGCGCCTACACCCGTACGACCCTGCCGGGCGCGACGGCCTTCCAGGGCACCGGCAAGCTCTCCGGGGCCTCCGGAACCCTCGGCGCCGCCCCCGGCAACCCGCTGGACGCGGCCGGGTCCTTCAGCGTCACCTCGGACAACCTGCCCGCGACGGCCTTCCCGCAGTTCGCGAGCGCGGGAGCCGGCACCTACCCCGGCACGCCCAACCCGTACGGACCGTACGAGGGCGCCTCCATGGCGGCCGTCACGCACAGCGACTACGCCTGGAACCGCCTCACCCGCACCATCGACCTCACCCAGGTCACCGCCGCGCAGGCACCCACCCTGCGCACCCGGATGCTGTGGGACACCGAGGAGGGCTACGACCACGCCGTCCTGGAGGCGCACACCGCCGGGGCCGAGGACTGGACCACGCTCCCCGAGAAGAACGGCGCCACCAGCAACGCCGTCCCCGCCGAGTGCGAGGCCGGGTTCTTCATCGCGGCCCACCCCGCGCTCAAGCGGTATCTGACCCAGGGCACCGGTGGCTGCACGGCCTCCGGCACCAGCGGCCAGTGGAACAGCCTCACCGGATCGTCGGCGGGCTGGCAGGAGGTCTCCTTCGACCTCTCCGCGTACGCGGGCAAGAAGGTCGAGGTGTCCTTCAGCTACATCACCGACCCCGGGTCCGGCGGTCGCGGTGTGCTCCTCGACAACACCTCCGTCGTCGTCCACGGCCAGGCCGTGGAGACCGAGGGCTTCGAGACCTCGCTCGGCGCGTGGAGCGTGCCCGGGCCGCCCGCGGGCAGCCCCGCGGTCGTGACGGACTGGGGGCGCGCCGGAGAGCTGTTCAAGACCTACGGCGCGGTCACCACGGACGACACCGTGCTGCTGGGCTTCGGCCTGGAGCACGTCACGGCGGCGGCCGACCGCACGGCCCTCGTCAGAAAGGCGCTCGCCGCCATCGGTGGGTGAACCGGACGTGACTCGGTGCAGTCATTCCGGCTGACCGGAGCTTTCGGTCCGGGGCGGTCCGTACCCCTACTGGCGGGTACGGACCGCCCTGCCGTGTATGGGGCATCTCGATGTCACTCCGAAAGCCTCAGGGGGGTAGGGTCGGGGGTGGTCGGGGACATCCCATACAGCTCGCCGGAGTCGAACCCGGCGTACCAACGAGGAGATCGGTTTCGTGACGATCCGCGTAGGCATCAACGGCTTTGGCCGCATCGGTCGTAACTACTTCCGCGCGCTGCTGGAGCAGGGTGCTGACATCGAGATCGTGGCTGTCAACGACCTGGGTGACACCGCGACCACCGCTCACCTGCTCAAGTACGACACCATCCTGGGCCGCCTCAAGGCCGAGGTGTCGCACACCGCCGACACGATCACCGTCGACGGTCACACCATCAAGGTGCTGTCCGAGCGCAACCCCGCCGACATCCCGTGGGGCGACCTCGGTGTCGACATCGTCATCGAGTCGACCGGCATCTTCACGAAGAAGGCCGACGCCGAGAAGCACATCGCCGGCGGCGCCAAGAAGGTCCTCATCTCGGCTCCGGCCAAGGACGAGGACATCACCATCGTGATGGGCGTCAACCAGGACAAGTACGACGCGGCCAACCACCACGTCATCTCCAACGCCTCCTGCACCACCAACTGTGTGGCGCCGATGGCCAAGGTTCTGGACGAGAACTTCGGCATCGTCAAGGGCCTGATGACGACGGTCCACGCGTACACGAACGACCAGCGGATCCTGGACTTCCCGCACTCGGACCTGCGCCGCGCCCGCGCCGCCGCCGAGAACATCATCCCGACCACGACGGGTGCCGCGAAGGCCACCGCGCTGGTCCTCCCGCAGCTCAAGGGCAAGCTGGACGGCATCGCGATGCGCGTTCCGGTCCCGACCGGCTCGGCCACCGACCTGGTCGTGACGCTGCAGCGCGAGGTCACCAAGGACGAGGTCAACGCCGCGTTCAAGAAGGCCTCCGACGACGGCGACCTCAAGGGCTTCCTGACCTACACCGAGGACCCGATCGTCTCCTCGGACATCGTCGGCGACCCGTCGTCCTGCACCTTCGACTCCTCCCTGACCATGGTCCAGGAGGGCAACACGGTGAAGATCCTCGGCTGGTACGACAACGAGTGGGGCTACTCCAACCGCCTCGTCGACCTCACGGTCTTCGTCGGCAACCAGCTCTGATCCACAGAGCAGGCACTTTGATGTGAGAGCAGGGCTCGGGCGGCGCAGGGACGCGCCGTCCGGGCCCTGACTCACGTTCGGATCAGCTCTCGTACGATCAGAGCACCCTCACCAGGAGTTCCTTCATGAAGACGATCGACGAACTTCTCGCCGAAGGCGTGGACGGCAAGCGGGTCTTCGTCCGCGCCGACCTCAACGTGCCGCTCGCCGACGGCCGCATCACCGACGACGGCCGTATCCGCGCCGTCCTGCCCACCGTCAAGGCCCTCGCGGACGCGGGCGCCAAGGTGGTCGTGGCCTCGCACCTGGGCCGCCCCAAGGGCGCCCCGGACCCGGCCTTCTCCCTGCTCCCGGCCGCCGAGCGGCTCGCCGAACTCCTCGGCGCCCCGGTCGCGTTCGCCCAGGACACGGTCGGCCCCGCCGCCCACGACGCGGTGAACGGCCTGCAGCCCGGCCAGGTCGCCGTCATCGAGAACCTGCGCTTCAACGCCGGCGAGACCTCCAAGGACGACACCGAGCGCGGCGAGTTCGCCGACCAGCTGGCAGCTCTCGCGGACGCGTACGTCGGCGACGGCTTCGGCGCGGTGCACCGCAAGCACGCCTCGGTCTTCGACCTCCCGGCCCGGCTGCCGCACTACGCCGGCTACCTCATCGCCACCGAGGTCGGCGTCCTGAAGAAGCTCACCGACGAGGTTCAGCGGCCCTACGTGGTCGTGCTCGGCGGCGCCAAGGTCTCCGACAAGCTTGCCGTCATCGACCAGCTGCTCGGCAAGGCCGACCGCATCCTCATCGGCGGCGGCATGGCCTTCACCTTCCTCAAGGCCAAGGGCCACGAGGTCGGCGCCTCCCTCCTCCAGGAGGACCAGATCCCGGCGGTCCTGGAGTACATCGAGCGCGCCGAGAAGACCGGCGTCGAGCTGGTCCTGCCGGTCGACGCCGTGGTCGCCCCCGCGTTCCCGGACCTGAAGACCAAGGCCCCGGCCGACGCCACCACCGTCGCCGCCGACGCCATCCCGGCCGACCGGATGGGCCTGGACATCGGCCCGGCGTCCGGCAAGCTGTACGCCTCGAAGATCACCGACGCCGCCACCGTCTTCTGGAACGGCCCGATGGGCGTCTTCGAGCACCCCGAGTTCGCCGAGGGCACCAAGGCGGTCGCCCAGGCTCTCCTCGACTCCTCGGCCTTCACGGTCGTGGGCGGCGGCGACTCCGCCGCGGCCGTCCGCATCCTGGGCTTCGACGAGAACGCATTCGGCCACATCTCGACCGGTGGCGGCGCCTCCCTCGAATACCTCGAGGGCAAGACGCTCCCCGGCCTCGCCGCACTGGAGGACTGACCCCGCATGACCACTCGCACGCCGATCATGGCGGGCAACTGGAAGATGAACCTCAACCACCTTGAGGCCATCGCGCACGTCCAGAAGCTCGCCTTCGCACTCGCCGACAAGGACTACGAGGCCGTCGAGGTCGCCGTCCTGCCGCCCTTCACCGACCTGCGCTCCGTGCAGACCCTGGTCGACGGCGACAAGCTCAAGATCAAGTACGGCGCCCAGGACCTCTCGGCGCACGACTCGGGCGCCTACACCGGTGAGATCTCGGGCTCGATGCTGGCCAAGCTGAAGTGCACGTACGTGGCGATCGGCCACTCCGAGCGCCGCCAGTACCACGCCGAGACCGACGAGATCGTCAACGCCAAGGTCAAGGCCGCCTACAAGCACGGCCTCACCCCGATCCTGTGCGTCGGCGAGGAGCTGGACGTCCGCGAGGCGGGCAACCACGTCACCCACACCCTCGCCCAGGTCGAGGGCGGCCTCAAGGACCTCCCGGCCGAGCAGGCCGAGTCCGTCGTCATCGCCTACGAGCCCGTCTGGGCCATCGGCACCGGCAAGGTCTGCGGTGCCGAGGACGCCCAGGAGGTCTGCGCCGCCATCCGCGGCAAGATCGCCGAGCTGTACACCCAGGAGCTGGCCGACC from Streptomyces sp. CC0208 carries:
- a CDS encoding phosphoglycerate kinase; its protein translation is MKTIDELLAEGVDGKRVFVRADLNVPLADGRITDDGRIRAVLPTVKALADAGAKVVVASHLGRPKGAPDPAFSLLPAAERLAELLGAPVAFAQDTVGPAAHDAVNGLQPGQVAVIENLRFNAGETSKDDTERGEFADQLAALADAYVGDGFGAVHRKHASVFDLPARLPHYAGYLIATEVGVLKKLTDEVQRPYVVVLGGAKVSDKLAVIDQLLGKADRILIGGGMAFTFLKAKGHEVGASLLQEDQIPAVLEYIERAEKTGVELVLPVDAVVAPAFPDLKTKAPADATTVAADAIPADRMGLDIGPASGKLYASKITDAATVFWNGPMGVFEHPEFAEGTKAVAQALLDSSAFTVVGGGDSAAAVRILGFDENAFGHISTGGGASLEYLEGKTLPGLAALED
- a CDS encoding M14 family metallopeptidase — protein: MRRRARPILAVGALLLGGAGIAPVAHAAQGAGSPDPNEVKVFRAEVTSRQVPLLLAAGQDGHELSEQVPAKGTATVEVYLTDQEARKLEKQGVELTEHTLTAKAEARVDKAAEGVFRPYSGSGGLQQEILATARANPGLTKVVSIGKTVNGKDILALKLTKNAKKSKDGAKPSVLYMSNQHAREWITPEMTRRLLHYYVDGYKTDKRLRKIVDSTELWFVLSANPDGYDYTFQNADNRLWRKNLRDNNGDGTIGVGDGVDLNRNFSYKWGYDNEGSSPNPTSETYRGPAPSSEPETKALDAFEKRIGFTYGINYHSAAELLLYGVGWQVATDTPDDIMYKALAGTPDNSAIPGYRPQVSSELYTTNGEADGHASNVNGLAMFTPEMSTCQTASDLDLNDQWNAADCQSVFNFPDDEKLIQQEFEKNIPFALSVAESAARPDQPKSSLGLKAADFTPKTFTTSYARGADQEVSVVVRKAVRDKELKYRVNGGRTQHEPLRAWKGGETYGGDDNLYFDEYRAKVEDADPGDKVEVWFTGRAKSGKPASSSHFTYTVAQRPRADVLVVAEEGATATQAQTYVDALKAAGRKAVVWNVATQGAPDALGVLDHFKSVVHYTGATVPGNPTQLQLRAFLNEGGKLIEAGERTGGSVDLGGGTLSNDFSQYYLGAYTRTTLPGATAFQGTGKLSGASGTLGAAPGNPLDAAGSFSVTSDNLPATAFPQFASAGAGTYPGTPNPYGPYEGASMAAVTHSDYAWNRLTRTIDLTQVTAAQAPTLRTRMLWDTEEGYDHAVLEAHTAGAEDWTTLPEKNGATSNAVPAECEAGFFIAAHPALKRYLTQGTGGCTASGTSGQWNSLTGSSAGWQEVSFDLSAYAGKKVEVSFSYITDPGSGGRGVLLDNTSVVVHGQAVETEGFETSLGAWSVPGPPAGSPAVVTDWGRAGELFKTYGAVTTDDTVLLGFGLEHVTAAADRTALVRKALAAIGG
- the tpiA gene encoding triose-phosphate isomerase, with protein sequence MTTRTPIMAGNWKMNLNHLEAIAHVQKLAFALADKDYEAVEVAVLPPFTDLRSVQTLVDGDKLKIKYGAQDLSAHDSGAYTGEISGSMLAKLKCTYVAIGHSERRQYHAETDEIVNAKVKAAYKHGLTPILCVGEELDVREAGNHVTHTLAQVEGGLKDLPAEQAESVVIAYEPVWAIGTGKVCGAEDAQEVCAAIRGKIAELYTQELADQVRIQYGGSVKAGNVAEIMAQADIDGALVGGASLDADEFVKIVRFRDQ
- the gap gene encoding type I glyceraldehyde-3-phosphate dehydrogenase, which codes for MTIRVGINGFGRIGRNYFRALLEQGADIEIVAVNDLGDTATTAHLLKYDTILGRLKAEVSHTADTITVDGHTIKVLSERNPADIPWGDLGVDIVIESTGIFTKKADAEKHIAGGAKKVLISAPAKDEDITIVMGVNQDKYDAANHHVISNASCTTNCVAPMAKVLDENFGIVKGLMTTVHAYTNDQRILDFPHSDLRRARAAAENIIPTTTGAAKATALVLPQLKGKLDGIAMRVPVPTGSATDLVVTLQREVTKDEVNAAFKKASDDGDLKGFLTYTEDPIVSSDIVGDPSSCTFDSSLTMVQEGNTVKILGWYDNEWGYSNRLVDLTVFVGNQL